In a single window of the Streptomyces sp. CGMCC 4.7035 genome:
- a CDS encoding glycosyltransferase 87 family protein, which yields MRPPSTERGRLLLVLFLAAAVAAFTATVPLLRGWFDLRVYYGTVDAWAHHGGRIYDYRVPGTSYGFTYPPFAALGMLPMAFVGLNTAIGLALLFNLGAVAFVLWVLVRRELRRYGWFGWALACCALALLEPVRDTVSFGQVNLLLLALVLADAWLLSTGRGRWAGAGIGLAAAVKLTPALFIGLLLLARRWRAAAVATAVAVAATALAAWAAPDASRFYWTRAVWDTTRVGRLDYVSNQSLQGVLARLVAPETPSRAVWALAVVLTLAVWMWRTHRALRAGNWRAAFALTGLAACLVSPITWVHHLVWLLPSFAVLVHRRRLRIAGALYAVLCSSVVWLWFDDASGIDGFLGSNTYVWITLGLLLGLPVGQPRLDRPPLSRSASTVPPAATPTAPDSAQVSSRPGPSPSPTGVAAGSEAGPDCARGGRPGSSEPTGTTRPVAAKPQSSSERASSKTM from the coding sequence GTGAGACCACCGAGCACCGAGCGGGGCCGACTGCTCCTCGTCCTGTTTCTCGCCGCCGCGGTGGCCGCCTTCACGGCGACGGTGCCGCTGCTGCGCGGCTGGTTCGACCTGCGCGTCTACTACGGGACCGTGGACGCCTGGGCGCACCACGGCGGTCGCATCTACGACTACCGGGTGCCGGGGACGTCGTACGGCTTCACGTACCCGCCGTTCGCCGCCCTCGGCATGCTGCCGATGGCGTTCGTCGGCCTGAACACGGCGATCGGCCTCGCGCTGCTGTTCAACCTCGGTGCCGTCGCCTTCGTCCTGTGGGTCCTCGTCCGCCGGGAACTGCGCCGCTACGGCTGGTTCGGCTGGGCGCTCGCCTGCTGCGCGCTGGCGCTGCTCGAACCCGTCCGGGACACCGTCAGCTTCGGCCAGGTCAACCTCCTGTTGTTGGCCCTCGTACTCGCCGACGCCTGGCTGCTGTCCACCGGGCGGGGGCGCTGGGCCGGGGCCGGCATCGGCCTGGCGGCGGCCGTCAAGCTCACGCCCGCGCTCTTCATCGGCCTGCTGCTGCTCGCCCGCAGATGGCGGGCCGCTGCCGTCGCGACCGCCGTCGCCGTGGCCGCCACCGCGCTCGCGGCCTGGGCGGCACCGGACGCCTCCCGCTTCTACTGGACGCGCGCCGTCTGGGACACCACCCGCGTCGGTCGCCTCGACTACGTCTCCAACCAGTCCCTCCAGGGCGTCCTCGCCCGGCTTGTCGCACCGGAGACACCGAGCCGCGCCGTCTGGGCACTGGCCGTCGTCCTGACCCTCGCGGTGTGGATGTGGCGCACGCACCGTGCGCTGCGGGCCGGCAACTGGCGGGCCGCCTTCGCCCTCACCGGGCTCGCGGCCTGCCTGGTCAGTCCGATCACCTGGGTGCACCATCTCGTGTGGCTGCTGCCGTCGTTCGCCGTGCTCGTGCACCGGCGCCGACTGCGGATCGCGGGCGCTCTGTACGCGGTGCTGTGCAGCAGCGTGGTGTGGCTGTGGTTCGACGACGCGTCCGGGATCGACGGCTTCCTCGGCAGCAACACGTATGTGTGGATCACCCTCGGGCTGCTGCTGGGGCTGCCGGTCGGTCAACCGCGTCTCGATCGCCCGCCCTTGAGCCGCAGCGCCAGCACGGTGCCCCCGGCGGCCACACCGACCGCGCCCGACAGCGCCCAGGTCTCCAGCCGGCCCGGTCCGTCGCCGTCGCCGACCGGTGTCGCCGCCGGCAGCGAGGCGGGCCCGGACTGCGCGAGGGGCGGCCGGCCGGGCAGCAGCGAGCCGACCGGCACGACGCGTCCGGTGGCGGCGAAGCCCCAGTCCAGCAGCGAGCGGGCCTCCTCGAAGACCATGTGA
- a CDS encoding glutaminase produces the protein MVIMSPSLNFQPVLERIAEEMDKTPGRGRAADYIPALAARDPRRFGMAVAELDGTVYGVGEWRQPFSTQSITKVFTLALNLAREGDELWEHVGREPSGNPFNSLVQLEYENGIPRNPFINAGALVVTDRLHTRTGDAAGTLLDFLRAESGNADLTFDKEVAASETAHGDRNAALAHFMASYGNIDNPVPALLEQYFRQCSIEASCADLALATGFLARHGIRADGTRLLTRSQAKQVNAVMLTCGTYDAAGDFAYRVGLPGKSGVGGGIIAVVPGRCTLCVWSPGLDERGNSVAGVAALDRFTTLTGLSVF, from the coding sequence ATGGTGATCATGTCCCCGTCGCTGAACTTCCAGCCGGTCCTGGAGCGCATCGCCGAAGAGATGGACAAGACGCCCGGGCGCGGCCGGGCCGCCGACTACATCCCGGCCCTCGCCGCCCGTGACCCGCGCCGCTTCGGCATGGCGGTCGCCGAGCTGGACGGCACGGTCTACGGCGTGGGGGAGTGGCGGCAGCCGTTCTCCACCCAGTCCATCACCAAGGTCTTCACCCTCGCCCTGAACCTGGCCCGCGAGGGCGACGAACTGTGGGAGCACGTGGGCCGGGAACCGTCCGGCAACCCGTTCAACTCCCTGGTCCAGCTGGAGTACGAGAACGGCATCCCGCGCAATCCCTTCATCAACGCGGGCGCCCTCGTCGTCACCGACCGGCTGCACACCCGTACCGGTGACGCGGCCGGCACGCTGCTCGACTTCCTGCGGGCCGAGAGCGGCAACGCGGACCTCACCTTCGACAAGGAGGTCGCCGCGTCCGAGACCGCGCACGGCGACCGCAACGCGGCGCTCGCCCATTTCATGGCGTCCTACGGCAACATCGACAACCCGGTGCCGGCCCTCCTGGAGCAGTACTTCAGGCAGTGCTCCATCGAGGCGTCCTGTGCGGACCTCGCCCTTGCCACCGGCTTCCTGGCCCGGCACGGTATCCGCGCCGACGGCACCCGGCTGCTGACCCGCAGCCAGGCCAAGCAGGTCAACGCGGTGATGCTCACCTGCGGCACGTACGACGCGGCGGGTGACTTCGCCTACCGGGTCGGCCTGCCCGGCAAGAGCGGCGTGGGCGGCGGCATCATCGCGGTCGTCCCCGGCCGCTGCACGCTGTGCGTATGGAGCCCCGGCCTCGACGAGCGCGGCAACTCCGTGGCGGGTGTGGCGGCACTCGACCGCTTCACCACCTTGACGGGGCTGTCCGTCTTCTGA
- the mptB gene encoding polyprenol phosphomannose-dependent alpha 1,6 mannosyltransferase MptB, translated as MAFPVDLRRCQALGLAGTAFLALGGETAGALPVADLVSPESGRAALGLVGVYFGVVLLIAAWALLGRVIRGPEPPTPRALLLVLAVWAAPLLLAPPLFSRDVYSYLAQGAMVDAHIDVYAHGPAQLGGPLADEVAPVWRDTAAPYGPVFLAVASGLSGLTRGELPAGLLGMRLVALLGVALMAAALPRLARQCGADPVAALWLGALNPLVLLHLVAGAHNDAVMLGLLGVGLLTARGRLYVLGVVLVTLAALVKAPAALGLPAVIALRRHVGLARAAATTTAVALATTVVATAVVGTGYGWIAALKTPVSPHNWSPTSVLGRVTGRLLEGLGSDLAPLATPVWHAAGLLATTVAVLFIWLRLRPGPVYALGLSLAAVAVLGPAIRPWYALWGLFLIAAAAPSTSVRHRVAAVTAVLALAVLPSGGPPDLAQVALAVSGGVLAVVVLLQAHQAAQAPALGRTA; from the coding sequence ATGGCTTTCCCCGTCGATCTCCGCCGCTGCCAGGCGCTCGGTCTGGCCGGTACCGCCTTTCTCGCGTTGGGCGGTGAGACCGCCGGAGCCCTGCCGGTCGCGGATCTCGTCTCCCCCGAGTCCGGGCGCGCCGCCCTCGGACTCGTGGGGGTGTACTTCGGTGTGGTCCTGCTGATCGCCGCCTGGGCACTGCTCGGCAGGGTGATACGCGGCCCCGAGCCGCCGACGCCACGCGCCTTGCTGCTCGTCCTGGCCGTGTGGGCGGCACCGCTGCTGCTCGCGCCGCCGCTGTTCAGCCGGGACGTGTACAGCTACCTCGCACAGGGCGCCATGGTCGACGCCCACATCGACGTGTACGCGCACGGGCCCGCACAGCTCGGTGGTCCGCTCGCGGACGAGGTCGCGCCGGTGTGGCGGGACACCGCGGCACCGTACGGTCCGGTCTTCCTCGCCGTGGCCTCCGGGCTCTCCGGCCTGACCCGCGGCGAACTGCCGGCCGGGCTGCTCGGCATGCGGCTGGTCGCACTCCTCGGCGTGGCCCTGATGGCGGCGGCGCTGCCGCGGCTCGCCCGGCAGTGCGGTGCCGATCCGGTCGCCGCCCTGTGGCTCGGCGCCCTCAACCCGCTGGTGCTGCTGCACCTGGTCGCCGGCGCCCACAACGACGCCGTCATGCTCGGGCTGCTCGGCGTCGGCCTGCTCACCGCCCGCGGCCGTCTGTACGTCCTCGGCGTCGTCCTGGTCACGCTTGCCGCGCTGGTCAAGGCACCGGCCGCGCTCGGCCTGCCGGCCGTGATCGCGCTGCGCCGGCACGTCGGTCTCGCCCGGGCGGCGGCGACGACCACGGCGGTCGCACTCGCCACCACGGTCGTGGCCACCGCCGTCGTCGGCACGGGATACGGCTGGATAGCGGCCCTGAAGACGCCCGTATCGCCGCACAACTGGTCGCCCACCAGCGTCCTCGGCCGGGTCACCGGCCGTCTGCTCGAAGGGCTGGGCAGCGACCTGGCGCCTCTCGCGACCCCTGTCTGGCACGCGGCCGGACTCCTCGCGACCACGGTCGCGGTGCTGTTCATATGGCTGAGGCTGCGGCCGGGACCGGTCTACGCGCTCGGCCTGAGCCTCGCCGCCGTAGCCGTCCTCGGCCCGGCGATCCGGCCCTGGTACGCCCTGTGGGGACTCTTCCTCATCGCCGCCGCCGCGCCCAGCACCTCCGTACGCCACCGGGTGGCCGCCGTCACCGCCGTCCTCGCGCTCGCCGTGCTGCCGAGCGGCGGCCCGCCCGACCTCGCCCAGGTGGCCCTGGCCGTCTCCGGTGGCGTCCTCGCCGTGGTCGTGCTCTTGCAGGCGCACCAGGCGGCACAGGCACCGGCGCTGGGGCGGACCGCGTGA